Within Bacteroidia bacterium, the genomic segment CCAATTCGATCGCAGGAATATGCCCTTTCACCAAATATTGCATTGTGGCATGTTGCGCCATCAAAAAACCATAATGAATACTTGCAGAAATCCAATAATCGCATTTAGTAGAATCTTGTTGTTGCGCAAGCGTTCTCGTCGCTGTTAAAGCGAGTAAAAAAAGAAGTGAAAAACGAAGCTGAAAAAAATATTTTTTCAAATGGCTTTTTTAATTTTTTATGAACCGTTCAAAAATAGAAAAAAATTCTACCTTTAACAGGTTCTCTGCAAACGTATGTCTATTTTTGTTTTTATTTAAAAATGAAAAACAATGAATGATCAATTAAAAGCCTTCGAGCGATTACTTACCATTATGGACGAATTGCGCGCCAAATGCCCTTGGGACAAAAAACAAACGATGGAAAGTTTGCGCCATTTAACGATTGAAGAAACGTACGAATTGGCGGATGCCATTCTCGATAAAGATTTAAAAAACATCAAAAAAGAATTGGGCGATGTGTTGTTGCACATTGTTTTTTATGCGAAAATTGCTTCTGAAACCAATGCTTTCGACATCACAGACGTGATAAATAGTTTGTGTGAAAAATTGATTCATCGTCATCCACATATTTACGGAGATGTAAAAGTGGAAAACGAAAATCAGGTAAAAGAAAATTGGGAAAAATTAAAATTGAAAGAAGGAAATACTTCCGTTTTAGGCGGCGTTCCATTGTCTTTGCCGTCTTTGGTGAAAGCTTCGCGTATTCAAGAAAAAGTTCGTGCAGTCGGCTTTGATTGGGATAATGCCGATCAAGTTTGGGAAAAAGTGTTGGAAGAATTAGATGAATTTAAACACGAAGTTTCCGAAAATAAATCGAAAGAAAAAATGGAAGCGGAATTTGGCGATGTGTTATTTTCACTCATTAATTACGCACGTTTTATGGAAATAAACCCAGAAGACGCTTTGGAAAAAACGAATCGAAAATTTATTAAACGCTTTCAATATTTAGAAAAAGAAGCCGCTAAATCCAATAAAATATTAGGTGAGATGACGCTTGCAGAAATGGATGTATATTGGAACGAATCGAAAAAATATTTTTCGTAAGTCTTTTTTATCATTTGAAAAATTAATTTTTCAAACGCATTTTTATCTCAATACAGCACCTAACTTTTCAGTAAAAGCGCTCGATAATTTCTCCATTGTTTTTTCAATTTGCTTGTCGGTAAGTGTTGCATTTTCATTTTGTAAAATAAAACTTACCGCGTATGATTTTTTTTCTTTGCCAATTTTTTCCCCTTCGTACACATCAAACAAATCAACCTTTTTCAGGATTTCTTTTTCCGTTTGATACGCTAATTTTTCAATCTCCGAAAAATTAATTTTCTTATCTAACAATAAAGCTAAATCTCTGCGCACGGAAGGAAATTTAGAGATTTCAGAAAAATTTATTTTTTGATTTTGAGCCAATTTTACAATTGCATCCCAATTAAATTCAGCATAAAAAACCCTTTGGTGTATCCCTATTTCTTTTGGAGCAAGATTTCTATTAAGCTCTCCGAAAATGACAAGTTCTTGTTTTTTATTTTTATAACAAAGTGCTTCGACAAAAATATTTTTTTCATCGTTTATGGAAGTTTCAAAAGCAATATTTAATTTTTCAAATACAGCATTTACAATTCCTTTCAATTGATAGAAATCAACAAATTCATTTTTTGCATTTTGACGAGAACCCGTTTGTGAGTTTAGTAAAATGGCATTCGTTTTCCAATATTCTTTGTTTTTCTTACCAGCAATAAAAAGAGCTACTCTTTTTTCTTCTGTAAAAGGAAAAGAATCGCTTTCATTTTTCTTGTAGATTTTCCCAAATTCGTAAAATAAAATATCTGTGTTTTGACGATTCTGATTATACGCAATTGCTTCTAAACCGCTAAACAAAAGCGATTGACGCATTACATTCAAATCGGAACTTAAAGGATTTTCCAACAAAATTGTTTCTGCTGGATTGAAATTATTTTTTTCATAATAACTTGCTTTGGTAAGCGAAGTGGACATGATTTCCAAAAAGCCATTGCTGCTCAACAAATCAGAAAT encodes:
- the mazG gene encoding nucleoside triphosphate pyrophosphohydrolase; protein product: MNDQLKAFERLLTIMDELRAKCPWDKKQTMESLRHLTIEETYELADAILDKDLKNIKKELGDVLLHIVFYAKIASETNAFDITDVINSLCEKLIHRHPHIYGDVKVENENQVKENWEKLKLKEGNTSVLGGVPLSLPSLVKASRIQEKVRAVGFDWDNADQVWEKVLEELDEFKHEVSENKSKEKMEAEFGDVLFSLINYARFMEINPEDALEKTNRKFIKRFQYLEKEAAKSNKILGEMTLAEMDVYWNESKKYFS